A genomic window from Camelus ferus isolate YT-003-E chromosome 9, BCGSAC_Cfer_1.0, whole genome shotgun sequence includes:
- the HIF3A gene encoding hypoxia-inducible factor 3-alpha isoform X4, with translation MPSGRAQSCARRSPGMRPAAGAARRPRCCTSWRTRCPSRVGSAPTWTRPPSCASPSATCACTASAPQLELIGHSIFDFIHPCDQEELQDALTPRQSLSRKKPEAPTERCFSLRMKSTLTSRGRTLNLKAATWKVLHCSGHMRAYKPPAQTSPAGSPNLEPPLQCLVLICEAIPHPGSLEPPLGRGAFLSRHSLDMKFTYCDERIAEVAGYSPDDLIGCSAYEYIHALDSDAVGQSIHTLLSKGQAVTGQYRFLARSGGYLWTQTQATVVSGGRGPQSESIVCVHFLISRVEETEVVLSLEQTERHSRRPVQRGAPSQKDALNPGDSLDTSGPRILAFLHPPTLSEAALAADPRRFCSPDLRRLLAPILDGTSVAATPSAPPATRHPQSPLPADLPDELLADVENAHKLLASGKDLEAVETDLDIAQDVDALDLEMLAPYISMDDDFQLNSSEQLPRAYHRPPGAVSRPRARSFHGMSPPTPEPSLLPRWGSDPRLSCSSPSRGDPSASSPMAGARKRTLVQSSEDEAEGMELLGVRPPKRSPSAEPENFLLPPLSLSFLLTGGPASGSQQDPSTHLLELNEPMSLGPSLLSLYPDEDPAQPRSHFQPAASLAQAN, from the exons ATGCCCTCAGGTCGAGCACAGAGCTGCGCAAGGAGAAGTCCCGGGATGCGGCCCGCAGCCGGCGCAGCCAGGAGACCGAGGTGCTGTACCAGCTGGCGCACACGCTGCCCTTCGCGCGTGGGGTCAGCGCCCACCTGGACAAGGCCTCCATCATGCGCCTCACCATCAGCTACCTGCGCATGCACCGCCTCTGCGCCGCAG cttgAGCTGATTGGACACAGTATCTTTGATTTTATCCATCCCTGTGACCAAGAGGAGCTTCAGGACGCCCTGACCCCCCGGCAGA GCCTGTCCAGGAAGAAGCCGGAGGCCCCCACTGAGCGGTGCTTCTCCTTGCGCATGAAAAGCACCCTCACCAGCCGAGGGCGCACCCTCAACCTCAAGGCGGCCACCTGGAAG GTACTGCACTGTTCTGGACACATGAGGGCCTACAAGCCCCCCGCACAGACTTCCCCAGCCGGGAGCCCCAACTTGGAGCCCCCCCTGCAATGCTTGGTGCTAATCTGTGAAGCCATCCCCCACCCCGGCAGCCTGGAGCCCCCGCTGGGCCGGGGAGCCTTCCTCAGCCGCCACAGCCTGGACATGAAGTTTACCTACTGCGAtgagag GATCGCGGAGGTTGCCGGCTACAGCCCTGATGACCTGATTGGCTGTTCTGCCTACGAGTACATCCACGCGCTGGACTCGGATGCAGTCGGCCAGAGCATCCACACCT tgctGAGCAAGGGCCAGGCAGTAACGGGGCAATACCGCTTCCTGGCCCGGAGTGGTGGCTACCTGTGGACCCAGACCCAGGCCACAGTGGTGTCAGGAGGCCGGGGTCCCCAGTCTGAGAGTATCGTCTGCGTCCACTTCCTGATCAG CCGGGTGGAAGAGACCGAAGTGGTGCTGTCCCTGGAGCAAACGGAGCGACACTCTCGCAGACCCGTTCAGCGGGGCGCCCCCTCTCAGAAGGATGCCCTTAATCCTGGGGACAGCCTTG ACACCTCTGGTCCCCGGATCCTGGCCTTCCTGCACCCCCCTACCCTGAGTGAGGCCGCCCTGGCCGCAGACCCCCGTCGTTTCTGTAGCCCTGACCTCCGTCGCCTCCTGGCACCTATCCTGGATGGGACTTCAGTAGCTGCCACCCCCAGCGCACCCCCTGCCACACGGCACCCCCAAAGTCCTCTTCCG gcTGATCTCCCAGATGAACTACTTGCGGATGTGGAGAATGCACACAAACTCTTAGCCTCTGGGAAAGACCTTGAGGCAGTGGAGACAGATCTGGATATAGCTCAG GACGTCGATGCTCTGGATTTGGAGATGCTGGCCCCCTACATCTCCATGGATGATGACTTCCAGCTCAACTCCAGCGAGCAGCTACCCAGGGCGTACCACAGACCTCCAGGGGCTGTCTCCCGGCCCCGGGCTCGGAGCTTCCACGGCATGTCACCCCCAACCCCTGAACCTTCCCTGCTGCCCCGCTGGGGGAGTGACCCCCGGCTGAGCTGCTCCAGCCCTTCCAGAGGGGACCCGTCAGCATCCTCCCCCATGGCTGGGGCTCGGAAGAG GACCCTGGTCCAGAGCTCAGAGGACGAAGCCGAGGGGATGGAGCTGCTGGGAGTGAGACCCCCAAAACGGTCTCCCAGCGCAGAACCCGAAAACTTCCTGCTGCCTCCGCTCAGCCTG AGTTTCCTTCTGACAGGAGGACCAGCCTCAGGGAGCCAGCAGGATCCCAGCACCCACCTCCTGGAACTGAATGAGCCCATGA GCCTGggcccctctctgctctctctctacCCAGACGAGGACCCCGCCCAGCCCAGGAGTCACTTCCAGCCAGCGGCAAGCTTGGCGCAGGCCAACTGA
- the HIF3A gene encoding hypoxia-inducible factor 3-alpha isoform X2 encodes MALGLQRARSSTELRKEKSRDAARSRRSQETEVLYQLAHTLPFARGVSAHLDKASIMRLTISYLRMHRLCAAGEWNQVGAGGEPLDACYLKALEGFVMVLTAEGDMAYLSENVSKHLGLSQLELIGHSIFDFIHPCDQEELQDALTPRQSLSRKKPEAPTERCFSLRMKSTLTSRGRTLNLKAATWKVLHCSGHMRAYKPPAQTSPAGSPNLEPPLQCLVLICEAIPHPGSLEPPLGRGAFLSRHSLDMKFTYCDERIAEVAGYSPDDLIGCSAYEYIHALDSDAVGQSIHTLLSKGQAVTGQYRFLARSGGYLWTQTQATVVSGGRGPQSESIVCVHFLISRVEETEVVLSLEQTERHSRRPVQRGAPSQKDALNPGDSLDTSGPRILAFLHPPTLSEAALAADPRRFCSPDLRRLLAPILDGTSVAATPSAPPATRHPQSPLPADLPDELLADVENAHKLLASGKDLEAVETDLDIAQDVDALDLEMLAPYISMDDDFQLNSSEQLPRAYHRPPGAVSRPRARSFHGMSPPTPEPSLLPRWGSDPRLSCSSPSRGDPSASSPMAGARKRTLVQSSEDEAEGMELLGVRPPKRSPSAEPENFLLPPLSLSFLLTGGPASGSQQDPSTHLLELNEPMSLGPSLLSLYPDEDPAQPRSHFQPAASLAQAN; translated from the exons GTCGAGCACAGAGCTGCGCAAGGAGAAGTCCCGGGATGCGGCCCGCAGCCGGCGCAGCCAGGAGACCGAGGTGCTGTACCAGCTGGCGCACACGCTGCCCTTCGCGCGTGGGGTCAGCGCCCACCTGGACAAGGCCTCCATCATGCGCCTCACCATCAGCTACCTGCGCATGCACCGCCTCTGCGCCGCAG GGGAGTGGAAccaggtgggagcagggggcGAACCACTGGATGCCTGCTACCTGAAGGCCCTGGAGGGCTTCGTTATGGTGCTCACCGCCGAGGGAGACATGGCTTACCTGTCAGAGAATGTCAGCAAACACCTGGGCCTCAGTCAG cttgAGCTGATTGGACACAGTATCTTTGATTTTATCCATCCCTGTGACCAAGAGGAGCTTCAGGACGCCCTGACCCCCCGGCAGA GCCTGTCCAGGAAGAAGCCGGAGGCCCCCACTGAGCGGTGCTTCTCCTTGCGCATGAAAAGCACCCTCACCAGCCGAGGGCGCACCCTCAACCTCAAGGCGGCCACCTGGAAG GTACTGCACTGTTCTGGACACATGAGGGCCTACAAGCCCCCCGCACAGACTTCCCCAGCCGGGAGCCCCAACTTGGAGCCCCCCCTGCAATGCTTGGTGCTAATCTGTGAAGCCATCCCCCACCCCGGCAGCCTGGAGCCCCCGCTGGGCCGGGGAGCCTTCCTCAGCCGCCACAGCCTGGACATGAAGTTTACCTACTGCGAtgagag GATCGCGGAGGTTGCCGGCTACAGCCCTGATGACCTGATTGGCTGTTCTGCCTACGAGTACATCCACGCGCTGGACTCGGATGCAGTCGGCCAGAGCATCCACACCT tgctGAGCAAGGGCCAGGCAGTAACGGGGCAATACCGCTTCCTGGCCCGGAGTGGTGGCTACCTGTGGACCCAGACCCAGGCCACAGTGGTGTCAGGAGGCCGGGGTCCCCAGTCTGAGAGTATCGTCTGCGTCCACTTCCTGATCAG CCGGGTGGAAGAGACCGAAGTGGTGCTGTCCCTGGAGCAAACGGAGCGACACTCTCGCAGACCCGTTCAGCGGGGCGCCCCCTCTCAGAAGGATGCCCTTAATCCTGGGGACAGCCTTG ACACCTCTGGTCCCCGGATCCTGGCCTTCCTGCACCCCCCTACCCTGAGTGAGGCCGCCCTGGCCGCAGACCCCCGTCGTTTCTGTAGCCCTGACCTCCGTCGCCTCCTGGCACCTATCCTGGATGGGACTTCAGTAGCTGCCACCCCCAGCGCACCCCCTGCCACACGGCACCCCCAAAGTCCTCTTCCG gcTGATCTCCCAGATGAACTACTTGCGGATGTGGAGAATGCACACAAACTCTTAGCCTCTGGGAAAGACCTTGAGGCAGTGGAGACAGATCTGGATATAGCTCAG GACGTCGATGCTCTGGATTTGGAGATGCTGGCCCCCTACATCTCCATGGATGATGACTTCCAGCTCAACTCCAGCGAGCAGCTACCCAGGGCGTACCACAGACCTCCAGGGGCTGTCTCCCGGCCCCGGGCTCGGAGCTTCCACGGCATGTCACCCCCAACCCCTGAACCTTCCCTGCTGCCCCGCTGGGGGAGTGACCCCCGGCTGAGCTGCTCCAGCCCTTCCAGAGGGGACCCGTCAGCATCCTCCCCCATGGCTGGGGCTCGGAAGAG GACCCTGGTCCAGAGCTCAGAGGACGAAGCCGAGGGGATGGAGCTGCTGGGAGTGAGACCCCCAAAACGGTCTCCCAGCGCAGAACCCGAAAACTTCCTGCTGCCTCCGCTCAGCCTG AGTTTCCTTCTGACAGGAGGACCAGCCTCAGGGAGCCAGCAGGATCCCAGCACCCACCTCCTGGAACTGAATGAGCCCATGA GCCTGggcccctctctgctctctctctacCCAGACGAGGACCCCGCCCAGCCCAGGAGTCACTTCCAGCCAGCGGCAAGCTTGGCGCAGGCCAACTGA
- the HIF3A gene encoding hypoxia-inducible factor 3-alpha isoform X1 — protein MWQHPMCLSRPTLSLPGASPVNASHALRSSTELRKEKSRDAARSRRSQETEVLYQLAHTLPFARGVSAHLDKASIMRLTISYLRMHRLCAAGEWNQVGAGGEPLDACYLKALEGFVMVLTAEGDMAYLSENVSKHLGLSQLELIGHSIFDFIHPCDQEELQDALTPRQSLSRKKPEAPTERCFSLRMKSTLTSRGRTLNLKAATWKVLHCSGHMRAYKPPAQTSPAGSPNLEPPLQCLVLICEAIPHPGSLEPPLGRGAFLSRHSLDMKFTYCDERIAEVAGYSPDDLIGCSAYEYIHALDSDAVGQSIHTLLSKGQAVTGQYRFLARSGGYLWTQTQATVVSGGRGPQSESIVCVHFLISRVEETEVVLSLEQTERHSRRPVQRGAPSQKDALNPGDSLDTSGPRILAFLHPPTLSEAALAADPRRFCSPDLRRLLAPILDGTSVAATPSAPPATRHPQSPLPADLPDELLADVENAHKLLASGKDLEAVETDLDIAQDVDALDLEMLAPYISMDDDFQLNSSEQLPRAYHRPPGAVSRPRARSFHGMSPPTPEPSLLPRWGSDPRLSCSSPSRGDPSASSPMAGARKRTLVQSSEDEAEGMELLGVRPPKRSPSAEPENFLLPPLSLSFLLTGGPASGSQQDPSTHLLELNEPMSLGPSLLSLYPDEDPAQPRSHFQPAASLAQAN, from the exons ATGTGGCAGCACCCCATGTGTCTGTCCCGTCCAACTCTTTCCCTTCCCGGGGCGTCGCCAGTGAACGCTTCCCATGCCCTCAGGTCGAGCACAGAGCTGCGCAAGGAGAAGTCCCGGGATGCGGCCCGCAGCCGGCGCAGCCAGGAGACCGAGGTGCTGTACCAGCTGGCGCACACGCTGCCCTTCGCGCGTGGGGTCAGCGCCCACCTGGACAAGGCCTCCATCATGCGCCTCACCATCAGCTACCTGCGCATGCACCGCCTCTGCGCCGCAG GGGAGTGGAAccaggtgggagcagggggcGAACCACTGGATGCCTGCTACCTGAAGGCCCTGGAGGGCTTCGTTATGGTGCTCACCGCCGAGGGAGACATGGCTTACCTGTCAGAGAATGTCAGCAAACACCTGGGCCTCAGTCAG cttgAGCTGATTGGACACAGTATCTTTGATTTTATCCATCCCTGTGACCAAGAGGAGCTTCAGGACGCCCTGACCCCCCGGCAGA GCCTGTCCAGGAAGAAGCCGGAGGCCCCCACTGAGCGGTGCTTCTCCTTGCGCATGAAAAGCACCCTCACCAGCCGAGGGCGCACCCTCAACCTCAAGGCGGCCACCTGGAAG GTACTGCACTGTTCTGGACACATGAGGGCCTACAAGCCCCCCGCACAGACTTCCCCAGCCGGGAGCCCCAACTTGGAGCCCCCCCTGCAATGCTTGGTGCTAATCTGTGAAGCCATCCCCCACCCCGGCAGCCTGGAGCCCCCGCTGGGCCGGGGAGCCTTCCTCAGCCGCCACAGCCTGGACATGAAGTTTACCTACTGCGAtgagag GATCGCGGAGGTTGCCGGCTACAGCCCTGATGACCTGATTGGCTGTTCTGCCTACGAGTACATCCACGCGCTGGACTCGGATGCAGTCGGCCAGAGCATCCACACCT tgctGAGCAAGGGCCAGGCAGTAACGGGGCAATACCGCTTCCTGGCCCGGAGTGGTGGCTACCTGTGGACCCAGACCCAGGCCACAGTGGTGTCAGGAGGCCGGGGTCCCCAGTCTGAGAGTATCGTCTGCGTCCACTTCCTGATCAG CCGGGTGGAAGAGACCGAAGTGGTGCTGTCCCTGGAGCAAACGGAGCGACACTCTCGCAGACCCGTTCAGCGGGGCGCCCCCTCTCAGAAGGATGCCCTTAATCCTGGGGACAGCCTTG ACACCTCTGGTCCCCGGATCCTGGCCTTCCTGCACCCCCCTACCCTGAGTGAGGCCGCCCTGGCCGCAGACCCCCGTCGTTTCTGTAGCCCTGACCTCCGTCGCCTCCTGGCACCTATCCTGGATGGGACTTCAGTAGCTGCCACCCCCAGCGCACCCCCTGCCACACGGCACCCCCAAAGTCCTCTTCCG gcTGATCTCCCAGATGAACTACTTGCGGATGTGGAGAATGCACACAAACTCTTAGCCTCTGGGAAAGACCTTGAGGCAGTGGAGACAGATCTGGATATAGCTCAG GACGTCGATGCTCTGGATTTGGAGATGCTGGCCCCCTACATCTCCATGGATGATGACTTCCAGCTCAACTCCAGCGAGCAGCTACCCAGGGCGTACCACAGACCTCCAGGGGCTGTCTCCCGGCCCCGGGCTCGGAGCTTCCACGGCATGTCACCCCCAACCCCTGAACCTTCCCTGCTGCCCCGCTGGGGGAGTGACCCCCGGCTGAGCTGCTCCAGCCCTTCCAGAGGGGACCCGTCAGCATCCTCCCCCATGGCTGGGGCTCGGAAGAG GACCCTGGTCCAGAGCTCAGAGGACGAAGCCGAGGGGATGGAGCTGCTGGGAGTGAGACCCCCAAAACGGTCTCCCAGCGCAGAACCCGAAAACTTCCTGCTGCCTCCGCTCAGCCTG AGTTTCCTTCTGACAGGAGGACCAGCCTCAGGGAGCCAGCAGGATCCCAGCACCCACCTCCTGGAACTGAATGAGCCCATGA GCCTGggcccctctctgctctctctctacCCAGACGAGGACCCCGCCCAGCCCAGGAGTCACTTCCAGCCAGCGGCAAGCTTGGCGCAGGCCAACTGA
- the HIF3A gene encoding hypoxia-inducible factor 3-alpha isoform X3, translating into MRPAAGAARRPRCCTSWRTRCPSRVGSAPTWTRPPSCASPSATCACTASAPQLELIGHSIFDFIHPCDQEELQDALTPRQSLSRKKPEAPTERCFSLRMKSTLTSRGRTLNLKAATWKVLHCSGHMRAYKPPAQTSPAGSPNLEPPLQCLVLICEAIPHPGSLEPPLGRGAFLSRHSLDMKFTYCDERIAEVAGYSPDDLIGCSAYEYIHALDSDAVGQSIHTLLSKGQAVTGQYRFLARSGGYLWTQTQATVVSGGRGPQSESIVCVHFLISRVEETEVVLSLEQTERHSRRPVQRGAPSQKDALNPGDSLDTSGPRILAFLHPPTLSEAALAADPRRFCSPDLRRLLAPILDGTSVAATPSAPPATRHPQSPLPADLPDELLADVENAHKLLASGKDLEAVETDLDIAQDVDALDLEMLAPYISMDDDFQLNSSEQLPRAYHRPPGAVSRPRARSFHGMSPPTPEPSLLPRWGSDPRLSCSSPSRGDPSASSPMAGARKRTLVQSSEDEAEGMELLGVRPPKRSPSAEPENFLLPPLSLSFLLTGGPASGSQQDPSTHLLELNEPMSLGPSLLSLYPDEDPAQPRSHFQPAASLAQAN; encoded by the exons ATGCGGCCCGCAGCCGGCGCAGCCAGGAGACCGAGGTGCTGTACCAGCTGGCGCACACGCTGCCCTTCGCGCGTGGGGTCAGCGCCCACCTGGACAAGGCCTCCATCATGCGCCTCACCATCAGCTACCTGCGCATGCACCGCCTCTGCGCCGCAG cttgAGCTGATTGGACACAGTATCTTTGATTTTATCCATCCCTGTGACCAAGAGGAGCTTCAGGACGCCCTGACCCCCCGGCAGA GCCTGTCCAGGAAGAAGCCGGAGGCCCCCACTGAGCGGTGCTTCTCCTTGCGCATGAAAAGCACCCTCACCAGCCGAGGGCGCACCCTCAACCTCAAGGCGGCCACCTGGAAG GTACTGCACTGTTCTGGACACATGAGGGCCTACAAGCCCCCCGCACAGACTTCCCCAGCCGGGAGCCCCAACTTGGAGCCCCCCCTGCAATGCTTGGTGCTAATCTGTGAAGCCATCCCCCACCCCGGCAGCCTGGAGCCCCCGCTGGGCCGGGGAGCCTTCCTCAGCCGCCACAGCCTGGACATGAAGTTTACCTACTGCGAtgagag GATCGCGGAGGTTGCCGGCTACAGCCCTGATGACCTGATTGGCTGTTCTGCCTACGAGTACATCCACGCGCTGGACTCGGATGCAGTCGGCCAGAGCATCCACACCT tgctGAGCAAGGGCCAGGCAGTAACGGGGCAATACCGCTTCCTGGCCCGGAGTGGTGGCTACCTGTGGACCCAGACCCAGGCCACAGTGGTGTCAGGAGGCCGGGGTCCCCAGTCTGAGAGTATCGTCTGCGTCCACTTCCTGATCAG CCGGGTGGAAGAGACCGAAGTGGTGCTGTCCCTGGAGCAAACGGAGCGACACTCTCGCAGACCCGTTCAGCGGGGCGCCCCCTCTCAGAAGGATGCCCTTAATCCTGGGGACAGCCTTG ACACCTCTGGTCCCCGGATCCTGGCCTTCCTGCACCCCCCTACCCTGAGTGAGGCCGCCCTGGCCGCAGACCCCCGTCGTTTCTGTAGCCCTGACCTCCGTCGCCTCCTGGCACCTATCCTGGATGGGACTTCAGTAGCTGCCACCCCCAGCGCACCCCCTGCCACACGGCACCCCCAAAGTCCTCTTCCG gcTGATCTCCCAGATGAACTACTTGCGGATGTGGAGAATGCACACAAACTCTTAGCCTCTGGGAAAGACCTTGAGGCAGTGGAGACAGATCTGGATATAGCTCAG GACGTCGATGCTCTGGATTTGGAGATGCTGGCCCCCTACATCTCCATGGATGATGACTTCCAGCTCAACTCCAGCGAGCAGCTACCCAGGGCGTACCACAGACCTCCAGGGGCTGTCTCCCGGCCCCGGGCTCGGAGCTTCCACGGCATGTCACCCCCAACCCCTGAACCTTCCCTGCTGCCCCGCTGGGGGAGTGACCCCCGGCTGAGCTGCTCCAGCCCTTCCAGAGGGGACCCGTCAGCATCCTCCCCCATGGCTGGGGCTCGGAAGAG GACCCTGGTCCAGAGCTCAGAGGACGAAGCCGAGGGGATGGAGCTGCTGGGAGTGAGACCCCCAAAACGGTCTCCCAGCGCAGAACCCGAAAACTTCCTGCTGCCTCCGCTCAGCCTG AGTTTCCTTCTGACAGGAGGACCAGCCTCAGGGAGCCAGCAGGATCCCAGCACCCACCTCCTGGAACTGAATGAGCCCATGA GCCTGggcccctctctgctctctctctacCCAGACGAGGACCCCGCCCAGCCCAGGAGTCACTTCCAGCCAGCGGCAAGCTTGGCGCAGGCCAACTGA